A single window of Pontiella agarivorans DNA harbors:
- the nifD gene encoding nitrogenase molybdenum-iron protein alpha chain — MSNENKLPDPSAIKEEILAKYPPKIARKRAKSMVINDPELDQQIQSNVRTIPGIITQRGCTYAGCKGVVLGPTRDIVNLVHGPIGCSFYAWLTRRNQTDPDEQVEGGDNYMNYAFSTDMQDDNIVFGGEKKLAQAIQEAYDIFKPKAIGVFSTCPVGLIGDDVHAVSREMKEKLGDCNVFGFSCEGYKGVSQSAGHHIANNQLFRHVIGLDDTEPKHKYNVNLLGEYNIGGDGFEIDRIFKKCGINIICTFSGNSTMDKFANSHMADLNLVMCHRSINYMAEMQETKFGIPWFKVNFIGAESTAKAMRKIGEYFEDDELKARIEEVIAEEMPSVKEAVAKAKLKSDGKVAMLFVGGSRAHHYQELFGELGMQTVSAGYEFGHRDDYEGRKVLPTIKVDADSRNIEEIKVEKDETRYSPRASEEKLEALKEKGLEISDYRGMAPDMADQSLIVDDITHWETEKLIDFYKPDIFCAGIKEKYVVQKSGIPLKQLHSYDYGGPYAGFEGAKNFYADIEKILSTSIWKKIKAPWLNKETDPCICAEYVA; from the coding sequence ATGAGCAACGAAAATAAATTACCGGATCCTTCCGCAATCAAAGAAGAAATCCTCGCCAAATACCCGCCGAAGATTGCGCGTAAACGCGCAAAATCCATGGTAATCAACGATCCCGAGCTGGATCAGCAGATCCAGTCCAACGTCCGTACCATTCCGGGGATTATCACCCAGCGCGGCTGCACCTATGCCGGCTGTAAAGGGGTGGTTCTCGGTCCGACACGCGACATCGTCAACCTGGTGCACGGCCCGATCGGCTGCAGCTTCTATGCCTGGCTGACCCGCAGGAATCAGACCGATCCGGATGAACAGGTCGAAGGCGGCGACAACTATATGAACTATGCCTTCTCAACCGACATGCAGGACGACAACATCGTATTCGGCGGCGAGAAGAAACTGGCTCAGGCGATTCAGGAGGCCTACGACATCTTCAAACCGAAAGCCATTGGGGTTTTCTCCACCTGCCCCGTCGGCCTGATCGGGGATGACGTGCATGCGGTTTCCCGCGAGATGAAAGAAAAACTCGGCGACTGCAATGTGTTCGGATTCAGCTGCGAAGGATATAAGGGGGTTTCCCAGTCTGCGGGCCACCATATCGCCAACAATCAGCTGTTCCGCCATGTGATCGGCCTGGACGATACCGAACCGAAACACAAATATAACGTGAACCTTCTTGGTGAATATAACATCGGCGGTGACGGATTTGAAATCGACCGTATCTTCAAGAAGTGCGGCATCAACATCATCTGCACCTTCTCGGGTAACTCCACCATGGACAAGTTCGCGAACTCACATATGGCCGACCTCAACCTGGTGATGTGTCACCGTTCCATCAACTATATGGCGGAGATGCAGGAAACCAAATTCGGTATTCCGTGGTTCAAAGTGAACTTTATCGGCGCTGAATCCACCGCGAAAGCGATGCGTAAAATCGGTGAATACTTCGAAGACGACGAGCTGAAAGCCCGCATCGAAGAAGTGATTGCCGAGGAAATGCCTTCCGTGAAAGAAGCGGTGGCAAAAGCGAAACTGAAATCCGACGGAAAAGTAGCGATGCTTTTCGTGGGCGGTTCCCGTGCACATCACTACCAGGAACTCTTTGGCGAGCTCGGCATGCAGACCGTTTCCGCCGGTTATGAATTCGGTCATCGCGATGACTACGAAGGACGTAAGGTGCTTCCGACCATCAAAGTGGATGCCGACTCCCGTAACATCGAAGAGATCAAGGTGGAGAAGGACGAAACCCGCTACAGCCCGCGTGCTTCTGAAGAGAAGCTCGAAGCGCTCAAAGAAAAAGGCTTGGAAATCAGCGACTACCGCGGTATGGCGCCCGATATGGCCGACCAGTCCCTTATCGTAGACGACATCACACATTGGGAAACCGAAAAGCTGATCGACTTCTACAAACCGGATATCTTCTGCGCCGGCATTAAGGAAAAATATGTCGTCCAGAAATCAGGCATTCCGCTGAAACAGCTGCACTCCTACGACTACGGCGGACCGTACGCCGGATTCGAGGGGGCCAAGAACTTCTACGCTGACATCGAAAAGATCCTCAGCACCAGCATCTGGAAGAAGATCAAAGCCCCGTGGCTCAACAAGGAAACCGATCCCTGCATCTGTGCGGAGTACGTGGCCTAG
- a CDS encoding transposase, whose amino-acid sequence MGRVPRIEFAGALYHVMSRGNRQSDIFLNNDDYTLFMSTLDEACNRTGWKIHAFVLMRNHYHFLLETPEPNLVDGMRWLQGTYTKRFNIRYKLWGHLFQGRYKALVVDPQQEYFRTVGNYIHLNPARAHCFDPKNQLLQTFEWSSYPLYLSKDLRPDWLDVNRLLGAHGLEDSPSGLSQFAESTQARATLVAYSDNPAEFDEAWSRIRRGWAFGDDAFRESLQERIGERLTGNHRSSYSGEAIQMHDICEAERLLEECLKKLHVSRDSLPNLKKSDPAKKVIAWHIRKRVSIRNQWISEQLHLGNPSNLSRFCKEVAESKDGPLLILKNKITKK is encoded by the coding sequence ATGGGAAGAGTTCCACGCATAGAATTCGCTGGTGCGCTGTATCATGTCATGAGTCGAGGAAACCGTCAGAGCGACATTTTCCTGAACAACGACGATTACACACTTTTTATGTCCACCTTGGACGAAGCCTGCAACCGCACCGGCTGGAAAATTCACGCATTTGTGTTGATGCGAAATCATTATCATTTTCTCCTGGAAACCCCGGAACCCAATTTGGTGGATGGGATGCGGTGGCTGCAAGGCACTTACACCAAACGTTTCAATATTCGCTACAAACTATGGGGCCATTTGTTTCAGGGGCGATATAAAGCGCTAGTCGTCGACCCCCAACAAGAATACTTCAGAACAGTTGGAAACTATATTCACCTGAATCCTGCCCGCGCCCATTGTTTTGATCCAAAGAACCAACTGCTTCAAACATTCGAGTGGAGCAGCTATCCGCTCTATTTATCGAAGGATCTGCGTCCGGACTGGCTGGATGTCAACCGTTTGCTTGGAGCACATGGCCTGGAGGACTCCCCCTCCGGTTTATCCCAATTTGCAGAATCGACTCAAGCCAGGGCCACTCTTGTGGCCTACTCCGATAATCCCGCCGAATTTGACGAGGCCTGGAGCCGAATTCGACGGGGCTGGGCGTTCGGCGATGATGCGTTCAGGGAATCACTGCAGGAGCGAATCGGGGAACGACTGACCGGGAATCATCGGAGTTCCTATTCCGGCGAGGCCATTCAAATGCACGATATCTGCGAAGCAGAACGTTTACTGGAAGAGTGCCTTAAAAAGTTACACGTTTCTCGGGACTCGCTACCGAACCTCAAAAAAAGCGATCCCGCAAAAAAAGTCATAGCGTGGCACATCCGAAAGCGAGTTAGCATTCGTAACCAATGGATCAGCGAACAATTACATCTGGGCAACCCCTCCAACTTGTCGCGCTTTTGTAAGGAAGTTGCCGAATCTAAAGACGGACCTCTGCTCATCTTAAAAAACAAAATAACGAAAAAATAG
- a CDS encoding phospholipid carrier-dependent glycosyltransferase, with the protein MNQSQKKGFVVHGLYLFLGAMLTYSIFSYWGIRAPDSEIMFRSAQGLIHQGDFSVEQELAWKEFGIATGIDGKNYSIFGPGQAVVSAGLVFLAEQVVDAGFFDERPFLIAESHYFEGGIRDFVNGAEVKNIRGHAVRSLMGWFNILVASLCVVVFYGLVHSFEGSNTGSLLSSILFAFGTPILAYSGTFFSELLAMLFSMLAMLLIIKASSEIGSDRYLKLLVGGLLLGVSILVHITAILFVPFFIFSILLSPKAEFRDSLCLKIKCAGIFASGVFLALVVLGFYNFNRFGSVWETGRTVEGAMRYGGWTSPLHGIQGLLFSAGKGFFFYCPAIILGLALWKRFYLKNKVWALSLMGACLFRLVFIASRSDWSGGLCLGPRYLIVLIPFLLLPVGVYLGELRRTGSLKAFIGVGLFSGLCVIQQIYFALGDVFSYWRLSGMQNGVNLFKGGLIYETWEVSPLLFILSGLRAPLLLQWVACDNWTLFSVLSAIAGLLLFYVYYKTLKCGSMK; encoded by the coding sequence ATGAATCAAAGTCAAAAAAAAGGTTTCGTTGTTCATGGGCTTTATCTGTTTTTGGGAGCCATGTTGACGTATTCAATTTTCAGTTATTGGGGGATTCGAGCACCTGACTCGGAAATTATGTTCCGATCTGCCCAAGGACTGATTCATCAAGGGGATTTTTCAGTAGAACAAGAGTTGGCCTGGAAGGAATTCGGAATTGCTACCGGTATTGATGGAAAAAATTATTCCATTTTCGGTCCGGGCCAGGCCGTGGTGAGTGCAGGTCTGGTTTTCTTGGCTGAGCAGGTAGTAGATGCCGGTTTTTTTGATGAGCGCCCATTCCTGATTGCCGAAAGTCATTATTTTGAAGGAGGGATTCGTGATTTTGTAAATGGAGCAGAAGTCAAAAATATACGAGGTCACGCCGTGCGATCATTGATGGGATGGTTTAACATATTAGTTGCTTCTCTATGCGTTGTTGTCTTTTACGGTCTAGTCCATTCGTTTGAGGGTTCAAATACAGGGTCGTTATTGAGTTCTATCCTTTTTGCTTTTGGCACTCCAATTTTAGCCTACAGTGGCACATTCTTCAGTGAATTGCTGGCTATGTTATTTTCCATGCTGGCCATGTTGTTGATTATTAAGGCGAGTTCGGAGATAGGGAGCGATCGGTATCTTAAGTTGCTGGTTGGAGGATTGCTGCTGGGGGTATCCATTCTCGTTCATATCACGGCTATTCTTTTTGTTCCGTTTTTTATCTTTTCAATCCTTCTTTCGCCCAAGGCGGAATTCAGGGATAGCCTATGTTTAAAGATTAAGTGTGCCGGAATTTTTGCTTCAGGAGTCTTTCTGGCTCTGGTTGTGTTGGGTTTTTATAATTTCAACCGTTTTGGGAGTGTGTGGGAAACGGGTAGGACGGTCGAGGGAGCTATGCGATATGGGGGGTGGACTTCACCTCTACATGGTATTCAGGGGTTGCTGTTTAGTGCGGGAAAGGGATTCTTCTTTTATTGTCCTGCAATAATTCTAGGTCTCGCTTTATGGAAGCGGTTTTATTTGAAAAACAAGGTCTGGGCTTTATCGCTTATGGGAGCCTGCCTGTTTCGGCTGGTCTTTATAGCTTCTCGCTCTGACTGGAGTGGCGGTCTCTGTCTGGGGCCGAGATATCTCATTGTGCTGATTCCATTTCTGTTACTTCCTGTTGGAGTCTATCTGGGGGAGCTAAGGCGAACGGGATCTCTGAAAGCGTTTATTGGGGTTGGCTTGTTTAGCGGTTTGTGCGTCATCCAGCAGATCTATTTTGCTTTAGGTGATGTTTTTTCTTATTGGCGACTCTCCGGCATGCAAAATGGTGTAAATCTCTTCAAAGGAGGGCTGATTTACGAAACATGGGAGGTGTCCCCGCTGTTGTTCATATTGTCAGGGTTGCGAGCTCCTCTGTTGCTACAATGGGTAGCCTGTGATAATTGGACGTTATTCTCTGTATTAAGTGCTATTGCCGGACTTCTGTTATTTTATGTGTATTATAAAACGTTAAAGTGCGGATCAATGAAGTAG
- the nifH gene encoding nitrogenase iron protein: protein MRKVAIYGKGGIGKSTTTQNTVAGLAEAGNKVMVVGCDPKADSTRLLLGGLAQGTVLDTLREEGEDIEIDDVIKDGFGGSRCVESGGPEPGVGCAGRGIITSINLLEQLGAYEEDQKLDYVFYDVLGDVVCGGFAMPIREGKAEEIYIVVSGEMMAMYAANNICKGIVKFADAGGVRLGGLICNSRKCDNELELITELASRLGTQMIHFVPRDNIVQHAELNRKTVIDFAPESNQADEYRALAKKINDNEMRVIPTPLEIEDLEELMVKYGFDA, encoded by the coding sequence ATGAGAAAAGTAGCAATCTACGGAAAAGGCGGAATCGGTAAATCCACGACCACGCAGAATACGGTAGCCGGTCTTGCAGAAGCAGGAAACAAGGTGATGGTGGTGGGCTGCGATCCGAAAGCCGACTCCACCCGTCTGCTGCTTGGCGGCCTGGCTCAGGGCACGGTACTCGATACCCTTCGTGAAGAAGGTGAAGACATTGAAATTGATGATGTCATCAAAGATGGTTTCGGCGGAAGCCGCTGCGTGGAATCCGGCGGACCGGAACCGGGGGTCGGCTGTGCCGGACGCGGGATCATTACTTCGATCAACCTGCTGGAACAGCTGGGTGCTTATGAAGAAGATCAGAAACTCGACTACGTGTTCTACGACGTGCTGGGTGACGTGGTCTGCGGCGGATTCGCGATGCCGATCCGTGAGGGTAAAGCCGAAGAAATCTATATCGTGGTTTCCGGTGAAATGATGGCGATGTATGCTGCCAACAACATCTGCAAAGGGATTGTGAAGTTTGCGGATGCCGGCGGCGTTCGTCTGGGCGGCCTGATCTGCAACAGCCGTAAATGCGACAACGAACTCGAACTGATCACGGAACTGGCGAGCCGTCTCGGCACCCAGATGATTCACTTTGTTCCGCGCGACAATATCGTGCAACACGCGGAGCTCAACCGTAAAACCGTGATCGATTTCGCTCCGGAATCCAACCAGGCCGACGAATACCGCGCCCTCGCGAAAAAGATCAACGACAACGAAATGCGTGTCATCCCGACGCCGCTCGAGATCGAAGACCTCGAAGAGCTGATGGTCAAATACGGATTCGATGCATAA
- a CDS encoding P-II family nitrogen regulator: protein MKEVMAVIRMNKINDTKRALNEAGISSFTATGRVQGRGKGMVDYNILHGAEEGAPEAIDQLGEGPRLVPKRLITVVVSDEWVEKTVATIIKTNQTGSSGDGKIFVLPILEATRVRTGETAEGPSGGNVLDSSGGLE from the coding sequence ATGAAAGAAGTAATGGCAGTCATCCGAATGAACAAGATCAACGACACCAAGCGTGCGTTGAACGAAGCGGGCATCAGCTCCTTCACCGCCACCGGCCGGGTGCAGGGCCGCGGTAAAGGAATGGTTGATTATAACATCCTTCACGGTGCCGAGGAAGGTGCCCCGGAAGCGATCGACCAGCTGGGCGAAGGCCCCCGCCTTGTTCCCAAGCGTCTGATCACGGTTGTGGTCTCGGACGAGTGGGTCGAAAAAACCGTAGCAACCATCATCAAAACGAACCAGACCGGCAGCTCGGGCGACGGAAAAATTTTCGTCCTGCCGATCCTGGAAGCAACCCGTGTTAGAACCGGCGAAACCGCAGAAGGCCCTTCTGGCGGCAACGTCCTTGACTCCTCAGGAGGTTTGGAATGA
- a CDS encoding type II secretion system protein, producing the protein MKKTMKKQGFTLVEIMIVVAIIGLLAAIGIPSFQKARATTLQKSAINNARLVIGAVEQYYMENGIANNASDVDQDDYINYIKNGTDGLQVGAEPVKDVAAAGTDTPGALAAELYDNIF; encoded by the coding sequence ATGAAGAAAACAATGAAAAAACAGGGTTTCACCCTCGTCGAAATCATGATCGTAGTCGCCATCATCGGCCTCCTCGCAGCCATCGGCATCCCGTCCTTCCAGAAAGCGCGTGCCACCACGCTACAAAAGAGTGCAATCAATAATGCCCGTCTTGTGATCGGTGCTGTTGAACAGTATTACATGGAAAATGGCATCGCAAATAATGCTTCTGATGTTGATCAAGATGATTATATTAACTACATCAAAAACGGCACAGACGGACTGCAGGTCGGTGCAGAGCCTGTGAAAGATGTTGCCGCTGCCGGAACCGACACGCCAGGAGCTCTGGCAGCAGAACTGTATGACAATATCTTCTAA
- a CDS encoding P-II family nitrogen regulator, giving the protein MSKLLVRSIVRPEKADEVMKSLLEAGYPAITKVPVFGRGKQRGLKVGEVTYDELPKEMLMTVIPEADKDFVVKTVLGAAKSSETGNFGDGKIFISPVESSYTISSGHED; this is encoded by the coding sequence ATGTCAAAACTGCTCGTACGTTCCATTGTCCGCCCGGAAAAGGCTGATGAAGTCATGAAATCCCTGCTCGAAGCCGGCTATCCGGCGATCACTAAAGTTCCGGTCTTTGGACGCGGAAAACAACGCGGCCTGAAAGTCGGCGAAGTCACGTATGATGAACTGCCGAAAGAAATGCTGATGACGGTTATTCCCGAAGCCGACAAGGATTTCGTGGTGAAGACCGTTCTCGGAGCGGCCAAAAGCAGCGAAACCGGAAACTTCGGCGACGGCAAAATTTTCATTTCACCGGTTGAATCGTCTTACACCATCAGTTCCGGTCACGAAGATTAA
- a CDS encoding tetratricopeptide repeat protein encodes MKSKPLFYLALSALIVRALYFFQELASPFFLRPLLDQHYYDLCARQLAGGGGDLIDGFRPLLYPLFLSGFYRIAPDSGILLSVMAQMALGVGITVLVAALSMRIFSNRTAGILAGLFFCLSAPPLYFEGQLLITTLFSFLLLVLSYVVCLAMNTKPIAKSAALWLAAGILLGLSAQARPNALPLILFFPMLGIFRWLQLRTHSRPPTTRLLSLLPLLALPGLLLIQILFGMINAQYSGKFSLMTQAGGINFYLGNSKNADGMIPRQDRYVVYEGEYRDPIQVMAEEGYREATGETGTLSQEKVSNHWKTKTIEEIKADPARWIGLMAKKTWLMFWNHEVPNNRSFEFAATEDSTLLKWLPVRWWLLLSLFPWGIAALIKQRQHEQILWIGSFLVLLSGTIILFFVNSRFRIPLWPGMAIVAGGGALYFWESIKEKSIPLTPVLFSIILLPLSLINWFNIPADPIEHDLSMRSSAYYDRGQYEQALADINRCLERVDNNPGYYFRQANILLAMEQNGAAIQSYLKAIKLNNTDPIFHNNLGIAFENSGQFEHAETAYNKALSLRPNHTAARTNLMLLYIRTDNLGKAKIILRQLLSENGRNPTLLCAHAIIAYKETGNPQALKSAQELNSTLAKDLLH; translated from the coding sequence GTGAAATCCAAACCGCTCTTTTATCTCGCTCTGAGTGCATTGATTGTGCGCGCCCTCTATTTCTTTCAGGAGTTGGCTTCTCCCTTTTTTCTACGCCCTCTGCTTGATCAGCATTATTATGATTTATGTGCCCGCCAGCTTGCCGGTGGCGGTGGAGACCTGATCGATGGCTTCCGCCCCCTGCTTTATCCTCTCTTTTTGTCGGGGTTTTATCGAATTGCTCCTGATTCGGGCATTCTGCTTTCCGTAATGGCGCAAATGGCGCTCGGTGTCGGAATAACCGTGCTCGTTGCCGCATTGTCCATGCGAATCTTCAGCAACAGGACAGCGGGCATACTGGCCGGCTTATTTTTCTGCCTGAGCGCTCCCCCCCTCTATTTTGAAGGACAGCTTCTGATCACCACGCTGTTTTCCTTTTTACTACTCGTTCTGAGCTATGTCGTATGCCTGGCTATGAATACCAAACCCATTGCAAAATCTGCTGCTCTATGGCTTGCGGCTGGCATCCTGCTGGGCCTGTCCGCCCAAGCCCGACCGAATGCACTGCCTCTCATCCTCTTTTTTCCAATGCTCGGAATCTTTCGCTGGCTTCAACTGCGCACACACTCCCGGCCACCGACCACCCGCCTGCTCTCGCTACTGCCCTTGCTGGCCCTCCCCGGGCTGTTATTGATTCAAATTTTATTTGGAATGATTAATGCCCAATACAGCGGCAAATTCTCGCTGATGACCCAGGCCGGCGGCATTAACTTTTACCTCGGAAATTCAAAAAATGCCGATGGCATGATTCCCCGACAGGATCGTTATGTCGTATACGAAGGCGAGTACCGCGACCCTATCCAAGTGATGGCGGAAGAAGGCTATCGTGAAGCTACCGGAGAAACCGGAACGCTTTCTCAGGAAAAAGTTTCCAACCACTGGAAAACGAAAACCATTGAAGAGATCAAAGCGGATCCCGCCCGATGGATTGGTTTGATGGCAAAAAAGACGTGGCTCATGTTCTGGAATCATGAGGTACCGAACAACCGAAGTTTTGAATTTGCCGCCACCGAAGACAGCACCCTGTTAAAATGGCTTCCGGTTCGATGGTGGCTACTCCTGTCCCTATTTCCCTGGGGTATAGCCGCGCTCATCAAACAGAGACAACATGAGCAGATTTTATGGATCGGCTCCTTCCTCGTCCTCTTATCCGGCACCATCATCCTTTTCTTTGTCAACAGCCGATTCCGCATCCCTCTATGGCCGGGCATGGCCATTGTCGCCGGAGGGGGAGCTTTATATTTTTGGGAATCCATCAAAGAAAAATCAATTCCGCTCACACCGGTTCTCTTCAGTATCATACTGTTGCCCCTGTCTTTGATTAACTGGTTCAATATCCCTGCCGATCCCATCGAACACGATCTATCGATGCGCTCCTCAGCCTATTATGACCGGGGGCAATATGAGCAGGCCTTGGCTGATATCAACCGGTGCCTTGAAAGGGTTGACAACAACCCGGGCTATTATTTTCGGCAAGCCAATATCCTGCTTGCCATGGAGCAGAATGGAGCAGCCATACAATCCTACTTGAAAGCGATTAAACTGAATAACACAGACCCCATATTCCATAATAACCTAGGCATTGCTTTCGAAAACAGCGGACAATTCGAACATGCTGAAACAGCATATAACAAAGCACTAAGCCTTCGTCCCAACCATACCGCAGCCCGAACCAATTTGATGTTATTGTATATCCGGACAGACAATCTAGGTAAGGCGAAAATTATATTGCGTCAGTTGCTCTCCGAAAATGGTAGAAACCCAACGTTGCTGTGTGCACATGCCATCATTGCCTACAAAGAAACCGGGAACCCTCAAGCTCTCAAATCGGCACAAGAACTCAACTCTACCCTAGCTAAAGATCTACTTCATTGA
- a CDS encoding O-antigen ligase family protein — protein MGLLCVLTFLATITTGQNVFDNAWLIFWYEAIFVSGFLIYRGSQGRFGNLFPVKSVGFWLLALWFMSITLSLMMSPYALMTEWFAVQRYLQTLFHLVFFLCVLIFFKRYKGSASPVFFSLALSVAVLALLFVDAWFAMPEPLTEESKEWFRRPPYNAHIRITGFLVAAAAAALQPVFCRKSNPAVSTCYYVVGLAVWGLMFWTGGRGAIISAYAACVAIALVLLIRKQPWKHYLIALGIFTIGGILISELFEVFYWNGIFQAAERTMAAGGDPYKMTTGRVTFCGWVVESLNLNHAWLFGLGSQGYCYMPNRTFAFQPHNLIFQFLAEWGIVGTVLFLCMIGYGCFMGFRQTVFQSMEKLSVPKLSALAVIVSLGVHSLVDGIFYHAQPSLHLAIAFAVWMATTTNKLSGRD, from the coding sequence ATGGGTTTGCTGTGCGTTTTGACCTTTCTGGCCACCATCACGACAGGGCAGAACGTCTTTGATAACGCCTGGCTTATTTTCTGGTATGAGGCGATATTTGTGAGCGGATTTTTGATCTATCGCGGATCACAAGGACGTTTTGGAAATCTGTTTCCTGTAAAATCGGTTGGCTTTTGGCTTTTAGCTTTATGGTTCATGAGCATCACATTGTCTCTGATGATGTCGCCCTATGCTCTGATGACCGAGTGGTTTGCCGTCCAGCGCTATCTGCAGACCCTGTTTCATCTCGTATTTTTTCTTTGTGTACTGATTTTTTTTAAACGCTACAAGGGCTCTGCATCTCCTGTCTTTTTTTCGTTGGCACTGTCGGTTGCTGTGCTGGCTCTTTTGTTTGTGGATGCCTGGTTCGCAATGCCGGAGCCCTTAACCGAGGAGAGTAAAGAATGGTTTCGTCGTCCTCCGTATAATGCGCATATTCGCATTACCGGTTTTCTTGTTGCTGCAGCAGCCGCAGCACTTCAACCCGTGTTCTGCCGAAAAAGTAATCCGGCGGTATCGACCTGTTATTATGTGGTCGGGCTTGCTGTTTGGGGCCTGATGTTCTGGACAGGGGGACGAGGTGCAATTATATCGGCCTATGCGGCCTGCGTTGCCATTGCTTTGGTTCTTCTGATCAGAAAACAGCCATGGAAGCACTATCTCATTGCGTTAGGCATCTTCACGATAGGGGGGATTCTGATTTCGGAACTCTTTGAAGTATTTTACTGGAATGGAATTTTCCAGGCAGCAGAGCGTACGATGGCGGCCGGCGGGGATCCCTATAAGATGACCACAGGCCGTGTAACGTTCTGTGGATGGGTTGTTGAATCGTTGAACCTGAATCATGCGTGGTTATTCGGGCTGGGATCGCAGGGCTATTGCTATATGCCGAACCGCACGTTTGCTTTTCAACCGCACAACCTCATTTTCCAGTTTCTTGCGGAGTGGGGCATTGTGGGAACAGTTCTGTTTCTCTGCATGATCGGGTATGGATGCTTTATGGGATTCAGACAGACAGTTTTCCAATCTATGGAAAAACTCAGCGTTCCAAAGTTGTCCGCTTTGGCAGTAATTGTGTCACTGGGTGTACACAGCCTTGTTGACGGAATCTTTTATCACGCCCAACCTTCCCTGCATCTGGCTATTGCATTTGCCGTGTGGATGGCAACAACTACAAATAAGCTGAGTGGCCGCGATTAA